In one window of Candidatus Scalindua sp. DNA:
- a CDS encoding aconitate hydratase, protein MSAKTLSQKILELHIVQGKPVPGEEIGIRIDHTLTQDATGTLVYLEFEKMGISRVKTELSVSYVDHNLLQTDFRNMDDHLFLQTLAAKYGVFFSKPGNGISHQVHFERFGIPGKTLLGSDSHTCTGGALSMLAIGAGGLDIATAMAGEPYYLKYPKTFGVKLTGKLQDWVSGKDIILEMLRRHSVKGGVGYIIEYFGEGVRTLSATDRATIANMGAELGATTSVFPSDNQTKRYLQSQDRGALWLELKADQMAKYDKLDEINLSELEPLIACPTSPDNVKKVKEVAGKTVHQCIVGSSVNSSFRDLMIVCKILANKKIHDRVSFEINPGSRQVLENVAAKGGIISLLNAGVKIQQSGCLGCIGIGQAPASGTISLRTFPRNFPGRSGTKDDRVYLCSPETAAAAGIFGEIRDPRDLGTYPRVSNPKKYVINDSMIIPPVSDTSRVEIIRGPNIVPFPDFEELPESLECKVLLKVGDNITTDHIMPAGNFILPLRSNIPEISRFVYNQVDPEFSEKAKKAGNVVIIGGENYGQGSSREHAAIAPRYLGVRVKIAKSFARIHYSNLINFGIIPLVFENPEDYISIKEGDIMRFPEVKEEIVSGNHVTAEFNGKTIKTRISLSEKERTKIIYGGLLNFIINKSKS, encoded by the coding sequence ATGTCCGCAAAAACATTGTCTCAAAAAATATTAGAACTGCACATCGTACAAGGGAAACCTGTGCCCGGTGAAGAAATAGGTATAAGGATTGACCATACACTTACACAGGATGCAACAGGAACTTTGGTGTATTTAGAGTTTGAGAAGATGGGAATCAGCAGGGTAAAGACCGAATTGTCGGTAAGTTATGTGGATCATAATCTACTACAGACAGATTTTAGAAATATGGATGATCATCTCTTCCTGCAAACGCTTGCAGCAAAGTATGGCGTATTTTTTTCTAAACCGGGAAATGGTATTTCACATCAGGTTCATTTCGAGCGCTTTGGAATTCCAGGAAAAACATTACTGGGCTCTGATAGCCATACCTGTACAGGAGGTGCACTGAGTATGTTGGCTATTGGTGCAGGAGGATTAGATATCGCTACGGCTATGGCTGGGGAACCATATTACCTGAAATATCCGAAAACATTTGGAGTTAAACTGACGGGTAAATTGCAAGATTGGGTTAGCGGGAAAGACATTATTTTAGAGATGTTACGACGTCATTCTGTAAAAGGTGGCGTCGGGTATATTATCGAATACTTTGGGGAGGGTGTAAGGACCTTAAGTGCAACAGACCGAGCTACAATAGCAAATATGGGTGCAGAATTGGGGGCTACAACGTCAGTCTTTCCATCTGACAACCAGACAAAAAGATATTTACAATCTCAGGATCGAGGGGCGCTATGGCTTGAGCTTAAGGCTGACCAGATGGCAAAATATGATAAACTGGACGAAATAAATTTATCCGAACTCGAACCGCTTATCGCCTGTCCTACCTCTCCGGATAATGTAAAAAAGGTTAAAGAAGTTGCAGGCAAAACGGTTCATCAATGTATTGTGGGTTCTTCTGTCAATTCATCTTTCCGTGATTTAATGATTGTTTGTAAGATTCTGGCAAACAAAAAGATACATGATCGCGTTTCTTTTGAAATTAATCCTGGCAGCAGGCAGGTGCTGGAAAATGTAGCAGCCAAAGGGGGTATTATTTCATTGTTAAATGCCGGAGTAAAGATTCAACAGTCTGGTTGTCTGGGCTGCATTGGAATAGGGCAGGCTCCCGCTTCTGGTACGATTTCCCTGAGAACATTTCCCAGAAATTTTCCTGGTCGCAGCGGTACAAAAGATGACAGGGTATATCTCTGCAGTCCGGAAACAGCAGCTGCCGCCGGTATATTCGGAGAAATCAGAGATCCCAGGGATCTGGGAACTTATCCAAGAGTATCAAATCCGAAAAAGTATGTTATCAATGATTCAATGATAATACCACCGGTATCAGATACGTCACGAGTAGAGATCATACGTGGACCAAACATTGTACCTTTTCCAGATTTTGAAGAATTGCCTGAATCTCTGGAATGCAAGGTACTCCTCAAGGTCGGTGATAATATTACCACGGACCATATAATGCCGGCTGGTAATTTCATACTCCCGTTACGAAGTAATATTCCTGAAATAAGCAGATTTGTATATAATCAGGTCGATCCCGAATTTTCAGAAAAGGCCAAGAAGGCTGGAAATGTTGTCATAATTGGAGGAGAGAACTATGGGCAGGGTTCTTCTCGTGAGCACGCTGCGATTGCACCAAGGTATCTGGGTGTCAGGGTGAAAATCGCCAAGAGCTTTGCAAGGATCCATTACTCTAATCTTATCAACTTTGGAATTATACCCCTGGTCTTTGAAAACCCTGAAGATTATATTTCTATAAAGGAGGGAGATATCATGAGATTTCCAGAAGTCAAAGAAGAGATAGTAAGTGGAAATCATGTGACTGCTGAATTCAATGGCAAAACTATAAAAACGAGAATTAGCTTAAGTGAAAAAGAGAGAACCAAGATTATCTATGGTGGCTTACTGAATTTCATTATCAATAAATCAAAAAGCTGA
- a CDS encoding methyltransferase domain-containing protein, which translates to MHVIHFIKQFVFHPTKTGAIAPSSKSLADLITDAAGLSNASTVIEFGSGTGIFTEKILQKISKEARFFALEINPDFVKATINRCPNVTIYQDSATNVKKYLYNLDIKECDRIICGLPWASFSESLQEELLDVIVDILKPGGRFLTFAYLQGLLLPAGIRFKKILSARFKNITKTKTVWLNFPPAFVYCAEK; encoded by the coding sequence ATGCATGTAATCCACTTTATAAAGCAGTTTGTTTTTCATCCAACAAAGACAGGGGCAATAGCTCCGAGTTCCAAAAGCCTTGCTGATTTAATTACGGATGCTGCTGGTTTGTCCAACGCATCAACCGTAATCGAATTTGGTTCGGGTACCGGTATTTTTACCGAGAAGATCCTTCAAAAGATATCTAAGGAGGCCAGGTTTTTTGCCTTGGAAATCAACCCTGATTTTGTTAAAGCGACAATAAACAGATGCCCGAATGTAACCATTTACCAAGATTCCGCAACGAATGTGAAAAAGTATCTTTACAACCTTGATATCAAAGAGTGTGACCGTATCATATGTGGATTACCCTGGGCATCTTTCAGCGAGAGTCTGCAAGAGGAGCTGCTTGACGTTATAGTCGATATTCTCAAGCCTGGAGGGAGATTTTTAACATTTGCGTACCTTCAGGGTTTACTCCTTCCGGCTGGCATCAGGTTTAAGAAAATACTGTCTGCAAGATTCAAGAATATTACAAAAACAAAAACGGTATGGTTGAACTTTCCACCAGCTTTTGTTTACTGTGCGGAAAAATAG
- the frr gene encoding ribosome recycling factor, with protein sequence MSAREIQEQTKKKIEKTLEMVREELKSIRTGRATPGIVESVRVDYYGSQTPLKQIANITAPEAQLVVINPYDPSIIKDIEKAILQADLGLTTHSDGKTIRIPLPPLSEDRRKKIVVQVKELIEETKIAVRNIRRDANKHVDKEEKESMITEDESKKAKEKIQEFVRDSEATLNDLLEMKTAELMKV encoded by the coding sequence ATGAGTGCCAGAGAGATACAGGAACAGACCAAAAAGAAAATAGAGAAAACCCTTGAGATGGTCAGGGAAGAGCTGAAGAGCATAAGGACCGGACGTGCTACTCCCGGGATTGTTGAGAGCGTTAGAGTTGACTATTATGGCTCTCAAACCCCATTAAAACAGATAGCTAATATTACAGCCCCTGAAGCACAACTGGTTGTTATAAATCCTTATGACCCATCAATAATAAAAGATATAGAGAAGGCTATTCTGCAGGCTGATCTTGGTTTGACAACACATTCTGATGGGAAAACCATTCGAATTCCCCTTCCCCCTTTGAGTGAGGATCGCCGAAAAAAGATCGTCGTACAGGTCAAAGAGTTGATTGAGGAGACAAAGATTGCAGTAAGGAATATCAGGAGGGATGCGAACAAACACGTTGATAAGGAAGAAAAAGAATCAATGATTACCGAGGATGAATCGAAAAAGGCAAAGGAGAAGATTCAGGAATTTGTTCGTGACAGTGAAGCCACGCTCAATGACTTGCTGGAAATGAAAACTGCCGAACTGATGAAGGTGTAA
- the pyrH gene encoding UMP kinase encodes MPKITKNYKRILLKISGEGFCSEEKSGIEAEKFASVAGEIKKAKSTQAEIAIVLGGGNILRGAKLSETGFDRTSADQLGMIATVMNAVILKNHLEKIKVPSVVLSAVHIHNIVETYNMHKCDRYLKSGNVVLLAGGTGNPYFTTDTAAALRAVEIGADVFLKATKVDGVYTDDPNTNASAKKYSELNYMDILEKKLAVMDFTAISLSMENNLPIIVFNFRKKNNIVRAIEGTRIGTYIGNNS; translated from the coding sequence ATGCCGAAAATTACGAAAAATTACAAACGTATCCTTTTAAAGATAAGTGGTGAGGGTTTTTGTTCGGAGGAGAAATCAGGTATTGAGGCTGAAAAATTTGCTTCTGTTGCTGGAGAAATAAAGAAGGCAAAAAGCACACAGGCGGAGATAGCTATAGTACTCGGTGGTGGTAATATTCTGAGGGGAGCGAAGTTAAGTGAGACGGGATTTGATCGCACGAGTGCAGATCAGCTTGGAATGATTGCGACAGTAATGAACGCAGTTATTCTTAAAAACCACCTTGAAAAGATCAAGGTCCCTTCGGTTGTATTAAGTGCGGTACATATCCACAATATAGTAGAGACATACAATATGCATAAGTGCGATCGTTATCTTAAATCAGGTAACGTTGTTCTTCTTGCCGGTGGAACCGGAAATCCATATTTTACAACAGATACGGCAGCTGCATTACGAGCAGTTGAAATTGGAGCTGATGTGTTTCTGAAGGCGACAAAAGTTGACGGTGTGTACACTGATGATCCGAATACCAATGCCTCGGCTAAAAAATATTCAGAATTGAATTATATGGATATTTTAGAAAAAAAACTTGCTGTTATGGATTTTACCGCGATATCGCTAAGTATGGAGAATAATCTGCCTATAATTGTATTCAATTTCAGAAAAAAAAATAATATTGTAAGAGCCATTGAAGGGACACGTATTGGGACCTATATAGGGAATAATTCATGA